The Desulfovibrio legallii genome segment CTGCATGGGGCGGATGATCTCCTGCACCGAGAGGATGTCTACGCCGAACTCCTCGTCGCCGATGTGGAAGGTGACCAGCTGCAGCAGGTTGTCCTCATGGGCGGGCGCGGCGGCGGATGCCGCCGGGGACGCGCCAGGGGCGTTGGGTGGCGTGGGTGTGGTCTGCGTCATAATGGTGCCTCCGTCTTTTCCGGGGATGTCCGGCCCCAGGCGTTCGCGCGGGGCGGACCATAAGCCGCCGCGCCTATCTTATCGGCAAGCTGCGGCAGGACTTCAGGCCTTTGCTTCCCAGCTTTGGGCCAGGGCGCGCTCGTCGGGCCGCAGCCAGTCAAGCCAGACCCGGCGCATGTAGTCAAAATGGTTGATGCGCAAATCCGCCAGGGGGCCGTGCGTCTGCCAGGGCTTGGGCCCGTGGAAGTGGACAATGTGCGCGGCGGCGCGGCATTCTTCCCGGTAGGGCGGGCAGTTCCAGCGGTCTTCCAGGCGGGTGATGCGCTTGCCGAAAAAATAGTTCAGCAGGGATTGGTCCAGGTTGCCTATGTTCCGTTCGTTTTGCCGGCAGAAGGCCAGAAAGTGCTCAATAAGCCCGTGCCGCCGCAGGCGATCCAGGTTGAACAGCGCCACGCCGCTGGAAAAGGTCCAGATGGGAAAAGGCATGGGCGTCACATATTCGCGGCCCTGATACGTATAGCGCAGTTCCTGGTGCGGATGGAAGAAAGGGGCGGTGTACTCCCTGGCCATGGCCATATGGCGCGGGGTCAGGGCCAGGAGTTCGTCCAGGGGGCGGCGGAAGAGTACGTCCGTATCGCAGTAGAGCGCCAGGGGGTCGCGGCTGAGCTCTGGCAGCAACGCCAGCTCCAGTTTGAGGAAGCAGCCCGCGCAGCGTTGTCCTTTGGGGGAGAGTGCGTCCGGCGTGATGCGGGGCTTGTGGCGCGCTACGGGGATGTTTTCCGCGGCCAGGGCCGCCAGAAGGGCGTCGTCCGCGCCGGCGTAGACGCAAAGGCACTCCGCGTGGGGCTGCACGGCCCTGAGGGAGCGCACCGCCGCCTTGAGCAGGAGCAGGTAGGCGGGCTTGTCGTCCAGGCAGAAGACCACTTTCATGGCCGGGCTTCCTCCTCTGAGCGGGCGGCGGCCTCCAGTTTTTCCAGCAGCAGTTCCGTGCGGCGGGCCATGCCTTCGGTGTCGAAATCGCGGAGCCGGTGCAGGACTTCCGTCACGTCCCCGGCGTAGGGCGTGCCTTCCACCAGGGGCACAAAGCGGGCCAGGGTCGCCTCTGCGCTGCCCCAGTCCGTGATCATGCGTTCGGGCAGAGTTTCCAGCAGGGCGAACAGCTCCCAGCGGCGGGCCGCAGAAAGGCAGAGCCGCCCGTCCGTGGCTGTTACGCTGTGCCCCTGCAGGGTGCTGATGCAGGCCAGGGCCTCGGCCATGCTGTGGGCAAAGTCCGCCATGAGCGCCGGGGGCGGCGCGCTGTGGGGCAGGTTGGCCTCCATAGCCGCAGTGAGCTTGCGGATGCGCTCCACCCCCAGGTTGGCGGCCACGCCTTTGACCGTATGGGCCAGGCGCGCGGCGGCGCGGTAATCCCCGGCGGCCAGGAGACCTTCCAGCTCGCGCGGGCTGTCGCCGTAGTGCTCCATGAAGCGCAGCAGCAGGTCGTGGTACAGACGGTTGTTGCCGCCCACGGTGGCGAGCCCGGCTTCAAAATTGACGGGCGGCGTCTGCGCCGCTGCGTCAGCCGGGCCTGCCGCTGCCGCATGGGGGTCGGCGTCCGCCGCCTTTGCGGCCTGCGGCAGCGGGGCGGGTTCACCGGGCGCGGGCGGGGCCGCCGTCTCCTGCGGGGCGTCGGGCCGGGCGGGCAGCCCGTCGGGCAGGCAGCGGCACAGGGCGTCGTAAAGGGCGGCCGGGTCCACGGGTTTGGTCAGGTAGTCGTTCATGCCCACGGTTTTGCCGTCGTGGCGCGAGGCCGCG includes the following:
- a CDS encoding glycosyltransferase: MKVVFCLDDKPAYLLLLKAAVRSLRAVQPHAECLCVYAGADDALLAALAAENIPVARHKPRITPDALSPKGQRCAGCFLKLELALLPELSRDPLALYCDTDVLFRRPLDELLALTPRHMAMAREYTAPFFHPHQELRYTYQGREYVTPMPFPIWTFSSGVALFNLDRLRRHGLIEHFLAFCRQNERNIGNLDQSLLNYFFGKRITRLEDRWNCPPYREECRAAAHIVHFHGPKPWQTHGPLADLRINHFDYMRRVWLDWLRPDERALAQSWEAKA